The following nucleotide sequence is from Bacteroidota bacterium.
GATGAGCTCTCAATTTGGTCAACTGATTATTTCCTTAAATTAGTTGATTTAATCAAATATGAATAAAAATCCGAAAATTCCAAATGACTAAAGTTGGCAGTCAAGCATAGTCAAAAAATATAACAAAAAATCGCAATAATATTTTTATTTGCACAATAATTTAAAGTAATATCTAAAAAAACGAACGCTATCAAATACAATTTTTACAAAAAGTTCGATTGATTGATGCAAAACACTTTAATCCCCTAAAAGAAAAAAGCTTAAAAAATTTATTGTATTGATTCTGTATTATTCGTTTCAATTTCTTCTTTTTTTTCCCACTTTAATCAATAACAAGTGATTTTACTTTTAGCTCTTTCCCTTGTAAAATTTCAGGATTGAAAGAATTACATTTTGGGCAGGGAGAAAAGAAATCTTGAACTTCAAACTCATGCAAACAATTTTTACATTTTGCTTTAGCCTGAATTTTTATTATTTTTATTTTAGCGTTTTCTAATACTGTATTTTCAAATGCTACATCCATTGCAAAGTCCAATGCTTCTTGCACAACGCCTGACAAATTACCTATTTCTATTTCTATTTCTGAAACTGATTTGCCATTATTTTTTTTTACATTTACCTCAGCAATTTCGACAATATTTGTAGCTATTGATAATTCGTGCATTTTTGTTGATTAAAATGATTATTAAAAAAATCTTATTGATTACAAAGTTAAAAAAATAAAAATATTTAGTTGTAAAATAAATTTTTTATAGTATTATTGTATTAAAATTTAGTTAGTAATTTAATTGATTATAAAGACAAATATTATATATTAAATATTTAAAGAAAAAACTTATGACACAATATTATTCATTTAGCGTACAATGTCCACATTGTGGCAAATCATTGATGAATCCTTATAAACTTATTAAGGACAAACCGTCAATTGAGGTAATAATTTCCAAAGAAGGAGAAGGAAAAAAAGGTAAATTCAGATTTTGTTCTAACTATGGCTGTTATATGACTGAATCTGATATTGGATTTAAAGAAAATGACAAGTTAGATTTTCTTTGCCCTTCTTGTAATAAATCATTTAAAACAGGTAAAAAATGTGATGTTTGTGGTCATGATATAATTAGTTTTAATCTCAATGTAGGAGGCAAAGTTGAAA
It contains:
- the hypA gene encoding hydrogenase maturation nickel metallochaperone HypA codes for the protein MHELSIATNIVEIAEVNVKKNNGKSVSEIEIEIGNLSGVVQEALDFAMDVAFENTVLENAKIKIIKIQAKAKCKNCLHEFEVQDFFSPCPKCNSFNPEILQGKELKVKSLVID